One segment of Trachemys scripta elegans isolate TJP31775 chromosome 1, CAS_Tse_1.0, whole genome shotgun sequence DNA contains the following:
- the LOC117873210 gene encoding olfactory receptor 52R1-like, translated as MSDSNRTDFTNPSTFILLGIPGLEEAHTWISIPFCAMYAIAVLGNFTILFIVKRESSLHGPMFYFLCMLAITDLVLSTSTIPKMLSIFWFNSREISFRACITQMYFVHSFSAMESGILLAMAFDRYVAICHPLRYSTTLTNSAVAKIGLAMVLRSVIVTLPNPFLVRRWPYCRTNIIPHFYCAHIAVVKLACADIRISSYYGLFHLFSVSGMDLFFIAVSYTLILRAIFRLPTKDARLKTFGTCISHLCAISALYIPDFFSSLIQRFGHNVPLHFLILITSVYQLVPPMLHPIIYGVRTKQIRDRLLQLLTHKGT; from the coding sequence ATGTCAGATTCAAACAGAAccgacttcaccaacccctccaccttcatcctacTTGGCATTCCTGGCCTAGAGGAAGCCCATACCTGGATCTCTATCCCCTTCTGTGCTATGTACGCCATAGCTGTGTTagggaacttcaccatcctgttcattGTGAAGAGGGAGTCGAGCCTCCACGGACCCAtgttctatttcctctgcatgctggccatcACCGACCTGGTCCTGTCCACATCCACCATACcgaaaatgctgagcatcttctggttcaattccagggagatcagTTTCAGAGCCTGCATCACTCAGATGTACTTTGTTCACTCCTTCTCAGCAATGGAGTCTGGAATCCTTCtggccatggcttttgatcgctacgtggccatctgcCATCCTCTTAGATATTCCACCACCCTGACAAACTCTGCTGTGGCCAAGATAGGCCTGGCCATGGTGCTGCGCAGTGTCATAGTCACATTACCCAATCCCTTCCTGGTGAGAcggtggccatattgcagaacaaACATCATCCCCCACTTCTATTGTGCGCATATAgctgtggtgaagctggcctgcgcTGACATCCGCATCAGTAGTTACTATGGCCTATTTCATCTTTTCTCTGTGAGCGgaatggatttattttttatcGCCGTATCCTATACTCTGATCCTCCGGGCCATCTTccgcctccccacaaaggatgccCGGCTCAAAACTTTTGGGACCTGCATCTCTCATCTTTGTGCCATCTCAGCTTTGTACATCCCAgattttttctcctctctcattCAGCGGTTTGGCCACAATGTGCCACTGCATTTCCTCATTCTCATTACCAGTGTGTATCAGCTGGTACCCCCCATGCTACACCCCATCATTTacggggtgaggaccaaacagatccgggacaggctgctccAGCTCCTTACTCATAAAGGGACCTAA